The following is a genomic window from Nitrospira sp..
ACAAACATGACCGTCTGCCCCCGTTCGCGAAACGCGGCCGCTTCTTCCTCCAATACCTCTAGAGTCCGCCCCACCACACCGCCGCGGTCGCTCAAGAATGCCGCGGTCCCAATCGCCACCGACTGGCCGTCGACGATGCCGGTCACACCCTTTCCGGTAACGGCTAGAAACTCCTTCACTGAAGCCAACGCGATGCCGCGCGCCCTCGCACCGGAGACAATGGCCTCGGCCAACGGATGTTCACTGCCCTGTTCGAGGCTGGCGGCGCAGCGCAACACATCTCGATCGCTATAGGGCGGCACAAACCGGACCGAGGCCAGCACCGGCCTCCCTTCGGTCAATGTGCCGGTCTTGTCGAAGACGATCGTATCCACACGTCCGAGGACTTCCAACGCTTCCGCGTTCTTGACCAACACCCCAGCCGTCGCGCCGCGCCCGGTTCCCACCATAATGGACATCGGTGTCGCCAGACCCAACGCGCAGGGACAGGCGATGATGAGCACCGCCACGGCATTCACCAGCGCATAGGCCAGCTTCGGTTCCGGCCCGAGCCAGATCCAAGCCACGGCGGTCAGCACAGCTGCGCCCACGACGAGCGGAACAAAATAGCCGGCGGCCGCATCGGCCACTCGTTGGATCGGCGCCCGGCTCCGCTGCGCGTCGCTGACCATCTGCACGATGCGCGCGAGCAGCGTATCGCGACCGACCTTCTGCGCCTGCATTACCAAACTGCCGGTCCCATTCATCGTGCCGCCGGTCACCATCGAACCAACGGTCTTCTCCACTGGAATCGATTCGCCGGTCATCATGGATTCATCGACGGCAGAACCGCCATCGACCACCCTGCCATCGACGGGAATACGCTCGCCAGGCCGCACTCGCAACCGGTCGCCGATCTGCACCTGATCGAGGGGAATATCGACTTCCCGGCCATCCCGCACAACCCGCGCCGTCTTCGGAGCCAATCGCAACAGCCCCTTGATGGAAGAAGACGTCTGGCTCCGGGCGCGAAGTTCCAGAATCTGGCCGAGCAGCACCAGCACCGTAATCATCGCAGCCGCTTCAAAGTACACCGCGACGCCGCCGCCATGCTGATGAAAGGACGCCGGCAACCACTCAGGAATGACCGTGCCGACGGTGCTGAATCCATAGGCGGCGCCAGTACCGATGGCGATCAGCGTAAACATGTTGGGCGCCCGATTGACGATCGAAGCCCACCCGCGCTGAAAAAACGGAAACCCACCCCATAGCACGACTGGCGTCGCCAGCAGCCATTGCACCCAATTCAATCGCGCGCCGCCCAGCCACTGATGCAGCGGTTGTCTCGGAATCATATCCGACATGGCAAGGATCATCACCGCCACCGCCGGACCGAGACTCCACCAAAACCGGCGGCTCATATCGTCGAGCTCCGGATTCGGCCCCTCTTCCATCGTCACGATCTTCGGCTCTAGCGCCATCCCGCAAATACGGCATGCGCCTGGCTTCGTCTCAAGGATCTCGGGATCCATCGGACAGATGTATTCGACTGCCGCACCAGCTGGGACCGCAACCTCGCGAGCAGGGCGCTGGTCAGGCGGCAACACGTAGTAGGCGGGATCGTTCTTGAACTTCGTCAGGCAGCTCGTCGCACAGAAATAATAGGTCTTCCTTTCATGGACGTGCGAGCCAGCCGCGGTTTCCGGCTGTACCGTCATGCCACAGACCGGATCGAGCGCACCGCCGGCGGCAGGCACCGCCGGCATCATCATCGGGAGCGGTTTTCGCGCAGTGGAAGAGATTGGCATTGTGAGAAGAGGAGCCTGAACCTTTTGCAAGGCCTTCTCGGGATCGGCACTGAACCGATCCAGACAGGAGGTCGCGCAAAAATAGTACGTCTGCTCCCGGTACTCAAACCGGCCGGCCGCCTTGTTCGGATCGACCGTCATGCCGCAAATTGGATCGATCGCCATCTTCCCTCGAAAAGCACTAAGCCTGAGGTGCTGAGTGCTTGGGGTTCAGGCTCTCCCCACCTCAGCACTCAGGACTTTCGCATTTACTTCTTCTTGTCTGCATCCAGAATGCTATGGATGACCAATTTCAAATTATCCGGATCGATCTGCTCGACTTTGATATTGCCATCGATCAAGACCGTCGGCGTCTGCTGCACCTTGATGCGCTCGCCCCATTTCTTGCTCTCTTCTAACGCCTTGGCTGGCTTGCCGCTCGCCATCCCTTCTTCAAACGCCTTGGGATCGAGGCCAACTTCCTTGATCAGGACTTCGCGCAGCGCACGATCCAGCACACCGGTCACTTTTTCGGTATGAATCGTCCGGAAGAGGACCTTCTTCATCTCATCGCCCTTGCCCATGGTTCTGGCCTGCTCATACATATCGAACGGCGTCGGCAATTTCCCTTGGAAGACCGGGAATCCCACCATCGTAACTTCGAGCTTGTCGCCGAATTCCTTCTTGAGAAGCGCCACGCCCTCGCCGTCGAAGCGGTGGCAATGGGGACAGTAGAAATCGGCAAATTCGATCATCTTCACTTTTCCCGGCTGATGCGTGGACTTTTCGTCCTTGAGGATTTCGAACTTCCCCTTTAACTCAGGCGCCGCCGCCGAAACTCCCGCGAAAGCGCCCAGCGCCAGAACGGCGCCCACGACCGCGAGCGCGCCACGCCATCCCCACTTGCTGCTATGCGTCATGTCCTGCTCCTTTCGAAATTGTCTACCCATGCGCTCCATTATAACGGATACCCGCGCCACCTGCCCTCTGTTATACTGGGCCTATGCGCAGACGCCACCTCTTCTTCCTTAGCGCGCTGCTCCTTGGCGCCACCGGCTGTGCGGCGAGCCACGAGTCCGCCGACAGCGCCCAGCCCCCCCAGATCGCGTTTGCACAGATCAAAGCCGCGCCCGATTCGTATAAAAACCAAACCGTCACTTGGGGTGGGGAAGTCTTGAACGCGCGGCGCCTGAAGGAGGGAACCCGCATCGAGATCCTGCAACTCCCGCTCAACTCGTCGCTCCAGCCCACGACGGAACTGAATCAGTCGCAGGGCCGTTTTGTCGCGCTGCAACGGGAATTCCTCGATCCCGCCACCATTCCAGCGGGAACGTTTGTCACGGTCACCGGAGACATCGCCGGCTCCATCACCCTGCCGCTGGACGAAACAGACTATGCCTACCCAATCGTCGAGCTCAAAACCATGAAAGTCTGGGTGCGGACAGAAGAACAACCGGTCCGCATTCGGCCATACATGGGACCGGGTCCATACTGGGGGCCCTATTGGTCTCCCTACTGGAGACCCTGGCCCTATTAGTGATGCGCCTTACCGGAACGTCGATCCGACGATCCGCTCCACCCGATCGTCCCGCCCGCCGAGCTCCCGATACTTGCGATATTGCGCCAGCGCGCGCGGCATATCTTTCCGGTGCAACTCATAGAAGACACCGAAGTTATAGTGCGCTTCGGCATACTCCGGCTTCAACGCCACGGCCGCGGCATACTCGCGCTCCGCGTCGTCCAGCTGTCCCATGCTCGTGTAGACCACGCCTAAACTTAAATGCGCCTCCGCATAGGCCGGCTGATACCGAAGCACTTCCAAAAATTCCCGCTCGGCTTCGGTAGATTTCCCCTGGCTGCGATAGATAAAGCCCAAATTGTAGTGCGCATCAACCAGCTCCGGCTTTGCCGCCACCGCCTGCTTGTAGGCGTAGGCCGCTTCCACCAGATCGTTCCGCTTTTCCGCCATCCGCCCAGTCGCATACCAGGCATCGGCATGTTTAGGATGAGCTTTCGTCAGCCGGGCCAACATCTCCGCCGCGGCCTTTGTCTCGCCGGCATGATCCTGCAGCCTCGCGAGAGAAAAGAGCCCGTCGGCATGCGACGGCTGAATCGCCAACAGCCCTTGGTACGTCTTGATTGCGGACGGCATGTCCCGCTGCGACTCATACAGTTTGGCCAGATCTAGATAGGACTCCGCATGCTTGGGATCGGCTTCAATCGCCTTTGTCAGCGCCTGCTGCGCCTCGGCTTGCTTGCCCTGCGCGGCATAGACTTCGGCGAGATCGTTGAGCGCCTCGGCGAAGGCCGGCTTCACTTTGAGCGCGCGCACAAATGCCTCCGCCGCTTCGGACGGTTTTCGGCTTTTCAACAAGACGAGTCCCTGGAGATGAAGCGCCTGGGGGGACGCAGGATTGAGATGTAGCGCCTTCTGCACCGCCTCGTCTGCCGCTTTGAGGTCGCCGCGCGCCAGCGCGGCGCGTGTCAAATCCAGCTCATGCTGAGCCACATCCTGAGAGGACGCGACGGAAACGGAATGGGAGACAGGGGAAAAGAAGCATGCGCAGCAGAAACCGAGGACGGTCGCAACCTGAATTCGGCGGCCTGCAATCAAGGCGTGCCCCCCTTCCGCGAAAAACGATTCTCATCGGACTATAAACGGGCCGCAGGAGGGAAATCAATGCGCGGGCGGGACACAGCCGAACGACGGAGAGCGGCGCCAAAACGGCGCCGCTCTCGCAACAACCATGCGCCTACTTGATCAACAACAGCCTTCCACTGGCGCCAGTGGGATTGAGATGATCCCCGTACATAAACACACTGCCGGCCGCGTACAACAGATCGCTCGTCGGGATGCCGATATATTTCGTCTCTCCCGCCTTGAGCACAATCTTCACGTTCAAAACCGTCGGCGCCGATTGATTCTCCGCTGCCGTCATCTTAAATCCTCGTTCCACGGCAGACTTGTTGGTCACCCGGACCAACACCGGCGTGCCCGGCCGGTTCTTCATGTCCAATACCGAGGTCGGCGGATACAGAATCTTCAACGCCCCGACTTCCGTCGCATAGATGTCGAGATCGACCGGCAATTCCTTGAACGCCTGGCCGACGACCGACCCGGTCTCCAAATCGCCGACTTCGACACCGCCCGATTGCAACGCCCAGGCGCCTGGACTCATGGCCGCCACAGACACCCATCCAATACAGCCGATGATAACTCTGTGCAACATACAGAACCTCCCCATAGGTTAGAGCGATAAAGACGAACCCTGTTCAGACAACAGGCAGGACGGCAACTCGGCCTCTTGCAAGACCTGCCCGCCCGGAACCTGCTCACCCACCATCGGCACAAGCCTGCGCACTCGTTTCGTATGCTTAAGAAACCGCCCGCTCGCCACCGTCGCGACTTCGCGCGAACCATCAGTCTGGAGTCGACCGTCCCCAATGGCGACGGAATAGAAGACAACGCATTCAAACGCTCGATTGAACACCTGTGCCCGCAGAACGTGTTCGACCGTCACGCCCTGGGCAAAACCCGGCAAGCTGAAGAGTAGGCCACTGCATAACAGACTGGCGGCAACCAGCACCGGCATAGGACGCCCTCCAACCAGGAGAGGACGTTATAGAAGTTCGTCAAAACCCTGTCTACCGATGGACGCTCACGATTGCCAACTAGTGCTACAGATGACAGATTCATGGACTCGGCTAGACCGTTCGCTCCCCCAGCGCCTGAACCACTTCCAACCGCGCGGCCCGCACCGCCGGGATGAGCCCGCCGACGACCCCCATGCCCACGGCGAACAGCACGCCTTGTCCGGCCATGCCTGGAGACAGCTGAAACCCGAACACCAGTTCGGTTCCTGTCTCCCAGTTCACCGTAGAGATCGTAACGGAATTCAGCAGGGCAGCGCCCACAACGCCTAGCAGGCCGCCGACAAGGCCAAGTCCGATCGATTCGAGCAGAAAGGCCTGAAGGATATTGCGGCGGGTAAACCCAAGCGTGCGGAGCGTGCCGATTTCGGTCGTGCGATGGGCAACCGACGCTGACATGGTCATCGCCGCCCCGAGAATCGCGCCAACGCTAAACACCACGGTTAAAAACAGTCCCGTCACGCGAATCATTCTCGCCAGCCCCTCAGCCTTCCCTTCGTAGTACTCCGGTTCACGCTTCACCGAGATCTTAAAACGGGGATCGCTCTCGAGCCGGGCTTTGAAGGAGGGCAACGCCTCCGGGTAGGCCAATCGGACCGTGATGGACGAAAACCCCGTGCGATGGAACGTGGCCATGAATTGCTCCGCATCGCCCCAGACCTCGGATTCAAATCCACTGCCCGCCGCCTCGAAAACGCCCACCACCGTCCACTCGCGATGGCCAAACCGCAGGGTCTCATGCAAGCGGGCCGTCGGAAACTGCTTGGCAACCTGCGCGCCAACAATCACTTCCGTCGTGCCCGGCGCCCAGGCTCGGCCTTGAGTGATCCGCACCTTCGGTCGAACGGCGAAGGCCACGGGGGAGGATCCGCGCAGCGAGAGACTGGCCAAGCTGCCCTCTGCCGGCTTGCGCAAGGTTAGCTGCAGAGCGATCTCGCTCACCGCCGCCGACTGGAGATCGGCCAACTGCACGATCTCAGGCTGAGAAGCCAGAATCTTGGCCTGGTCGCGCACAAGACGGCTTTCGATTTCCGACAGCGCGCCTTTGCTTAACAAGATGGCATTGGCCGGATCCCCAGTCTTTCCCATGGTCTGTTCCAACCCATGCGAGAGCATCAGAACCGCCACAAATACGAACACCACAAGCCCTAAGCCGGCCACGGTCAGCGACGTCGTCACGCGGCGAGCCCATAGATTGCGCAGACTGTACGCTCCCCACACCATCATACTGCCTCGCCGAGTTATCCTCGATGCCGCAATCCGTCCAGCGTCGTCATACGGATCAGACGAATCGCGGGCCACACCGCCGCACACACACCCACCGTCAGCATCATGCTCAGACAGACCCCGACCGTCTCGAATGTCATATCGTACGACGACACGGTTCCACCCCCGGCCACCATCGCGGCATACAATTGCGCCGCCGGATACAACAACCCCAATCCAAGACCGGCCCCGCTGACGGCTATCAACAGGGACTCCCCCAACACCAGCCCCACTAAATGACGCGGGCGAAAGCCCAGCGTCTTCATTACGCCGTATTCCCGAGTGCGCTCACGCACCGCCATCGCGAGCGCATTGATGAGCACCAACACCGCAATCCCATTCATGACCACGGAGAGCCAATACAAACCCTGCAACAATGCCCCCGAGCGCGCGACCCAGCCGGCGATAAAGGCCTGCTCCATCTCGGTTCTCGTCTCGGCAAACGAATTGGCAAAATTCGCGTCGATCGCTGCAGCGACAGACTGCGCGCGCGCTCCCGGCACCATGCTGGCCACATACCACCCCACCTGATCGCCCCGCTCCGGCGCCTCCTTCTTCAGCCTCTCGTTGGCATAGGCCCAATGCAGATAGAGCTCTCCGTTCCCCATGACATTTGGATTCGTACTCCGGAAGATCCCTCGCACCACCACCTCCCAGTCGCCCGGATACGCAGTGCCCTTGAGCGGAATCACATCGCCGACCTTCCAGCCGAATCGAGCGGCCAGTTTGTTCCCGATGATGCAGCCGCGCCGGTCTTGCAAAAGCGCCAGCCGCGCATCTTCATCGAGAACGATCTCTGGATACGTCTCGAAAAAGGTCGCCATATTTTCGGCAAACGACCCGAACGACTCTTTGGCATCGCGATACAGGCCGCCGAACACATTGCCGTAATGCACCAACCGGACGCCGTGAATGACGGCGATGCGCTCTTTGTACGAGACTGGCAACGTCAGCGCATCCGACATCGCATGGACCGTGATCAACCGGTCTTTGGACGCCGTTCGCACCGCGCGCTGCCATTCGTCCAGCGTGAGCCGAAGCAGTCCGAATGCCAGCACCACCATCGCCAACCCGCCGATCGTCAACGCCAGCCGCACTGGCCGCCGCACCGTATTGCGCAGCATCAAACGAAACAGCATCATGGCGGACTTTCCAAGACGCCTTTTTCAAGGTGCCGAATCATCTGCGCCCGCTCGGCCGCGCGAGGATCATGAGTCACCATGACGATGGTCTTGCCCAGCTCCCGATTCAAGCGCGCCAGCAGGGTCAAGATATCTTCCGCCGATTCACGGTCAAGATTACCCGTCGGCTCGTCCGCCAAAATCATCGTCGGGTCGCTGACGATCGCGCGAGCCACGCCCACCCGCTGCTCCTGGCCTCCGGAAAGCTGGCGGGGATAGTGATCCATCCGGTCCGCCAATCCGACCAGGCGCAACGCGGTCTTCACATGCTCGGCTCGCTCTCGGCGCGAGAGATGCGTGAGCGCGAGCGGCAACTCGACATTTTCGGCGGCGGTCAAGACCGGAATCAGATTGTAAGTCTGAAAGACATAGCCGATGTGGCGGGCCCGCCATCGCGCCAGGCCGCCTTCAGATAAGTCATCCAGCCTGGTGCCGGCCACCACGACCGATCCACTCGTCGGCCGGTCGATCCCGGCCATCAAATTGAGTAAGGTACTTTTCCCGGATCCGGACGGTCCCATGATCGCGAGGAACGTACCGGCGGGAATAATGAAGGACAGGTCCCGCAACACGGACACGTCCGTGCCCCCTCGGGAGTAGGTCTTCGTGATGTGACTGAGCGCGACGACCGGATCAACCACGTTGGAGGCCCTTACGAAGCGCGCCGTTGAATGGCCACCGCCGCGCCGGAACGAAGATCCGCCGCAGGCGCCACAATGACCTCGTCCGATTGAGACAGCGGCCCGCGCACCGGCGTCATGGCGGCCACAGACGCGCCGGCCTGCACCGCTGTTTCCACCACCCGGCCGTCGCGGACGAGCAGCACCACCGAGCGCCCCTCGCGCGTCACCACGGCGCTGGAAGGCACGCCCCACTGGTCCACAGGAGCAGGCGCGCCGGGAAGCGCGCCAAAGATCACCTTCGCACTCAGTTCAGGACGCACACGGTCGTCCAGCTCGACAAACCGCACGCGCGTCATGACTGTGCCCTTCGCCCGGTCGGCAATCGGCATCACCTGCGCCACTTCGCCGCGATAGCGATGATCCGGCACCGAATCCAATTGAATCTCAGCCGACTGGCCGGCCTGCACACCCTGAATCATCGACTCTGACACCTCGGTATCGACCATGACCGAACTCATGTCCGCAATCGCCACCACCGACCCGCGCGAGAGGGTCGAGGCCGCCATCGGCGCCACGACTTCACCGACCTCGGCAAACTTCTTGACGACCGTGCCGTCAAACGGCGCCCGGATATTGGTGTTCTCGACCTGCACCTCGGCGGATTGCCGTTCAGCCACGGCCGCACTGACAGCCGCCTCTGCAGACGTCACGGCAGCGGCCGCCCGGCGAAGCCGAGCGTTGGCCATGTCATATTCCGACTGAGTAGCAAACCCCTGTTCGAGCAGCGATTTCACCCGGTCAAAATGGAGCGTCGCTTCCTGCAACTCCGGTTTCGCCGTCGCGAGCTGCGCCCGCGCCACATCCAACTTGGCCAGCGCCTGCTGGCGCAAGGCGTCCATGTCCGTATGTTCGAGCCGGGCGATCACTTGCCCTTCCTTCACCCGATCGCCGACTTTCACATCGAGAAACTCGAGACGTCCCGTGCCTTTGGACGCAATTGACGCCTGCCGTTGCGCAACGACATAGCCGGTTGCCGCCAATCCCGCTGAGCCGCCCGCCGGCATCCGAACGACCGCAGCGACGTCCACGGTGACGCCGGATTGAATCAGTCCGGCTTTCCACGCTGCCCCGGCGGCACCGATCAACAATAGGAGCAACAACCAGCGCCGCCCGTGGCGGAACGGTCGCGGGTCATGGGCTCCAGGGCGTGGAATGCTTAGCCCGTCCAAGTCGGCATCATGGAGACTGGATCGGCGCGGCGGGATCGGAGCCGGTTCAGGTGTCATTGGAGTCGTCATGGCATCGTCCTTATGTTTCGGGCTGAAATCTACCATAGCTGCTTCCCCATACTCACGGATACTCCCACGGCTGAAGTCTTTCCTGTCATGAACATCGTCACTGGGCTATCATGCCTGCTGAGTGTGGGCTCGCTTCCGCCCGCGCCGCTTGCGCCACCACATGAGGAATCCGGTCGCATAGATCACCGGACAGGCCAGTCCGCTCACGAAGACCAACAGACGGCCGGGCATTCCGAAGGCCTGGCCGGAATGCAAGGGCCACTGCCAATCGAGAAACGTTTCTCCGGCACTGCGACGCGTATCGGGCGCGCGCACATCCACGAGGGCTCCGCTGTATTGATCGATGCTCACGATGCGTTCAGACCAAAAATTACTCAGCCCCGGCACAGCCTGCCGTCCAACCTGATAGACCCCGGTTGCATCTTCCGGCATGGAAATCGAACTCAGCCGACCCTCCGGATAACGGGCCGCCGCCAACGCCACCGCCTGCTCCGGGCTGATGGGGCTACCCCCGTCCAGCGGTTTCGACTGCGGGGCTTGGGCAGGCCCGCGAGTGGCCGGGGAAAACAGCTGCGTCACCCAGACGATCGGCTCGGCCCAATTCATATAGGCCCCTGACAGCAGCACCGCCCCAATCGCCAGACAGAGATAGAACGACAACGTCTTATGCAGATCGAACAGGAACCGGAACGGCGTCGCCGGCCGTCGAATGACGAAGGCCTGCCGCCATCGACCATTCACCGGCCACCAGACAATGAGACCTGTCATCAAGGACAACATCAGCAGCCAGGCCGAAACCGCCGCGACCGTCACCCCCGTCACACCGATGAATAATTGAAAGTGCAACGCGAACACGGCGTCCATGAAATACTCCGGCACCCACTCATCAGCTCCATAGCTACGTACCCCCGTCACACTCGCCCGATAAGGATCGATAAAAATCCGCTGCCAGGCCTTGGACGGCTGTTCGACATAGACGGCAAACACCCGTTCGCGAGCCGTCGCGCCGTACACCTGCGTCACGCGACTTCCCGGCGCTGCGGCCTGCATCGCCGCCGCCAGCATCTCGCCAAGCGGCCGATGCCCATCCTGGCCTGGCGAAGGCACCCGCACGGTCAGAAGATCGGGATTCAACCGCTCGTCGATCTCTTGCCAAAACACGAGCACACTGCCAGTCAATCCAAAAACCACTAACAGCGCGCCGACAACAAGCCCCAGATACAAATGCACTCGCACCCACAGCGCGCGCCAGATACGGGCTCGATTAATCTGCATCGCACCGGTGCCCGTCTGGCCAACAGGCACAGCAGGCGGCATCTCTGTCACCGTCTCCCGTGCCATCCGGCTAAAACTCCATCTTGAGCGAACCCATGAAGAAACGCGGCGTGCCGATATCGATTCGACTTCGGCCAAATCCTGTGCTGCTCGGGAAATACTCCTGGCCAAGCACATTATCCACATTCAATTGCGCCGTCAGTCTGGTCGGCCCGACACGCATGGCGTAACTCGTCATTAGATTGACGAGCGCATACCCCGGCATCTGGTAGTCGTTCTCCAGATTTCCTTCCCGAGCCCCGCGGGCCAGCACCCCCGCTCCCATCTTCCACCCCTTGAGGCCCGGCTCCTGGAATCGATAGGTCGCCCACACACTGCCCGCATGTTTCGGGACATTGGGAAAGCGATGCCCGACCGTGCTGTCGTTCATCTTGGTAATTTCCGAATCGGTATAGGCATAGGTCGCGATCACGTCTAATCCCGGAAGCACTTCCCCGGTCAGATCCAGTTCGATGCCCTTATTGCGCGCTTCGCCCGTTTGCACCGAGAACCCCAAGGCCGCGAGAGCCGGATCGGGATGGCCCGTGGCAATGTTCTGCTTCGTCAGCTCAAACCAGGACAGCGTCGCCATCCATCGCCCCTCGAAGAACTCGGTCTTGATCCCCGCCTCCCACTGCTGAGACGTTTCAGCTTTGAGCGGCGCCCCGGTCACACCTAGCGCCCCGATATTCGGCACTCCGAATCCCTCGACATAGTTGCCGTACAACGCCAGCGCCTTGATCGGCTGCCACAGCAAGCCCACGCGCGGCGTAATGGCGGATTGCCGGCTACTCAAGACCGTCTGCACACCGCCGAACGTATTGTCGCTGGTGATCTCCGCGTTGTCATACCGCAGACCCGCTAAGAGATGCAGGTGAAACGGCAAGGCCACCTGATCCTGCAGATACAGTCCGAACCATTTCTCCTTCAGTTTGAACGCAAAGTCATCCGCCGGATCCGCAAGGGGACTTCCACTATGACTGGGAGTAAAAATATTGATGGATGGAAATGCGAAGTTATCGACAATCATCCCGGTATTCTTGAACTGATAGTAATCTCCTCCCACCAAGAGTCGATGAGTGAGTCCAAACGTGTCGAAGTGACCTGTGAGATCGAGACTCGTCGTATACGTGCGATGCTTGTTCCCTTGAAATCCGGCGAAAAAGCGATCCAGCGTTTCGTTGTCCGCTTGCAGCGCCAGCGGCAACACCACCTGATCATCCTCCTTCGTGGATTGCACATAGGCCCGGTGCTGGATCTTCCACTGGCTGTTGAACGCATGCGACCAGTTGAATCCGGCCAACAGGCCTTCGTAGGTGGCCTTGGCAAAGGATTCGCCCAGGTTGCGTTCGATTGGCAGACTGGCCGGACGGGAGCCAAGGGCCACCGTCCCATACTCCGGCCGCACCGTGCCTTTGCTGTACTCTCCGTCGAAGGTGATCTGCGTGCGCTCGCTCACGGTCCATTGCACCACCGGCGCGATGAACAGCTTCTTGTCATCGACAAACTCTCGAAACGAGCCCTTGTTCTCAGAGGATAGATTGAAGCGATACCGCAGCGACCCCGATTCGTTCAGCTTGCTGGTCGCGTCCAACGCCGTGCGGTAGAAATCGTAGGATCCGACCTGCTGCTGAATGGAATAGTACGATTCTTCCAGCGGCTTCTTCGTGACGAGATTGATCATGCCGCCGGGTTGGATCCGGCCATAGAGGATGGAGGCCGGGCCCTTCAATACCTCGATTCGTTCAAGATTCGCCATTTCTCTGCGGCCCGTTTGCGTCAAGGCCGACTGGAATCTGGTCCCTTCTCGATAGTAATCGAATGTGTCGAATCCTCGAATCGTGAACGACTCCACGAGACCGAACGACTGATTGGCAAACACCCCGCTCACATTGTTCAGCGCATGATCCAGCCGCGTCGTCTGTTGATCTTTCAAGACCTGCTGCGGGACCACCTGAACCGAAAACGGCGTCTCCATAATCGGCGTGTCCGTCTTGGTCGCCGTCGTCGCCTGGGCCACCTTGTACGACTCGCGCTGCGCCGTGACCTGCACCGGTTTCATTTCAAGCGTCGGGATATCTCCCTCGGTTGGAATCGGTGCCTCCGCCGGCGATAGAGGCAGTGGCACGGGAGGCACGACCGGGGCCTCAGTAGGCGCTGGCTCGGCGGGCTTAGGCGCTTCGACTGTTTCAGTCGATGGAGGCGGCGGCGCTTCACTGTTTTGCGGCGGCACCGGCTTGATCGGTCCGATGCAGGCCGTCACCACCGTGAGACACAGACACCCGGCAAGCATGCGCCCGATTGCCGCCAGGCTGGCGACTCGCTCTTTCGTCATGCGGGTTGAAACACATCGAGATACAGAGAATGATGAGATCGACATACCTTCCTCTTCTGCGCACACCGGCCTCTAGGCGTACACGACCACGTCTGGGAGCCGGGGCGCAGCCACGTTCGATGCCGCTCATGCGTGGCAAAGGAGTACCCAGCCTGTATCCAGACCGGTCCCTTCCGGTCTCTCAGACCAGAGCGACTCGCCACATCAGCAGCGTCAGACGCAGCGCGCGTCCAGCTCGTGCATGTTGAATGATGATCAAAAACGGCAATCAGGAGATGCTGACAGGAGGGCCGCGGCTGTGGGCCGCAAGAGGGAAACGCGCTCGATACGACACGAGTAGCAGCACAAGTGGCACAAACACCGACACGATGATCGGAAGCCGCGGAATATCCGGCAACACGAACGCCGCCTCATCTCCAGTAACGAAACAGGCCCAGTCCGTAAGGGGCGTCGCCGAGACCCGGCCATGGCGACAGGAGTTATGG
Proteins encoded in this region:
- a CDS encoding conserved exported protein of unknown function (Evidence 4 : Unknown function but conserved in other organisms; MaGe:77309376); the protein is MPVLVAASLLCSGLLFSLPGFAQGVTVEHVLRAQVFNRAFECVVFYSVAIGDGRLQTDGSREVATVASGRFLKHTKRVRRLVPMVGEQVPGGQVLQEAELPSCLLSEQGSSLSL
- a CDS encoding hypothetical protein (Evidence 5 : Unknown function; MaGe:77309377), with the protein product MNLSSVALVGNRERPSVDRVLTNFYNVLSWLEGVLCRCWLPPVCYAVAYSSACRVLPRA
- a CDS encoding Multidrug ABC transporter permease (MaGe:77309378), with translation MVWGAYSLRNLWARRVTTSLTVAGLGLVVFVFVAVLMLSHGLEQTMGKTGDPANAILLSKGALSEIESRLVRDQAKILASQPEIVQLADLQSAAVSEIALQLTLRKPAEGSLASLSLRGSSPVAFAVRPKVRITQGRAWAPGTTEVIVGAQVAKQFPTARLHETLRFGHREWTVVGVFEAAGSGFESEVWGDAEQFMATFHRTGFSSITVRLAYPEALPSFKARLESDPRFKISVKREPEYYEGKAEGLARMIRVTGLFLTVVFSVGAILGAAMTMSASVAHRTTEIGTLRTLGFTRRNILQAFLLESIGLGLVGGLLGVVGAALLNSVTISTVNWETGTELVFGFQLSPGMAGQGVLFAVGMGVVGGLIPAVRAARLEVVQALGERTV
- a CDS encoding ABC-type transport system, permease component (MaGe:77309379) codes for the protein MMLFRLMLRNTVRRPVRLALTIGGLAMVVLAFGLLRLTLDEWQRAVRTASKDRLITVHAMSDALTLPVSYKERIAVIHGVRLVHYGNVFGGLYRDAKESFGSFAENMATFFETYPEIVLDEDARLALLQDRRGCIIGNKLAARFGWKVGDVIPLKGTAYPGDWEVVVRGIFRSTNPNVMGNGELYLHWAYANERLKKEAPERGDQVGWYVASMVPGARAQSVAAAIDANFANSFAETRTEMEQAFIAGWVARSGALLQGLYWLSVVMNGIAVLVLINALAMAVRERTREYGVMKTLGFRPRHLVGLVLGESLLIAVSGAGLGLGLLYPAAQLYAAMVAGGGTVSSYDMTFETVGVCLSMMLTVGVCAAVWPAIRLIRMTTLDGLRHRG
- a CDS encoding putative ABC transporter ATP-binding protein YvrO (MaGe:77309380); translated protein: MVDPVVALSHITKTYSRGGTDVSVLRDLSFIIPAGTFLAIMGPSGSGKSTLLNLMAGIDRPTSGSVVVAGTRLDDLSEGGLARWRARHIGYVFQTYNLIPVLTAAENVELPLALTHLSRRERAEHVKTALRLVGLADRMDHYPRQLSGGQEQRVGVARAIVSDPTMILADEPTGNLDRESAEDILTLLARLNRELGKTIVMVTHDPRAAERAQMIRHLEKGVLESPP
- a CDS encoding Acriflavin resistance protein (MaGe:77309381), whose amino-acid sequence is MVDFSPKHKDDAMTTPMTPEPAPIPPRRSSLHDADLDGLSIPRPGAHDPRPFRHGRRWLLLLLLIGAAGAAWKAGLIQSGVTVDVAAVVRMPAGGSAGLAATGYVVAQRQASIASKGTGRLEFLDVKVGDRVKEGQVIARLEHTDMDALRQQALAKLDVARAQLATAKPELQEATLHFDRVKSLLEQGFATQSEYDMANARLRRAAAAVTSAEAAVSAAVAERQSAEVQVENTNIRAPFDGTVVKKFAEVGEVVAPMAASTLSRGSVVAIADMSSVMVDTEVSESMIQGVQAGQSAEIQLDSVPDHRYRGEVAQVMPIADRAKGTVMTRVRFVELDDRVRPELSAKVIFGALPGAPAPVDQWGVPSSAVVTREGRSVVLLVRDGRVVETAVQAGASVAAMTPVRGPLSQSDEVIVAPAADLRSGAAVAIQRRAS